The proteins below are encoded in one region of Hordeum vulgare subsp. vulgare chromosome 3H, MorexV3_pseudomolecules_assembly, whole genome shotgun sequence:
- the LOC123443744 gene encoding developmentally-regulated G-protein 2, which yields MGILERIKEIEAEMARTQKNKATEYHLGQLKAKIAKLRTQLLEPPKGASAGGDGFEVTKFGHGRVALIGFPSVGKSTLLTMLTGTHSEAASYEFTTLTCIPGIIHYNDTKIQLLDLPGIIEGASEGKGRGRQVIAVAKSSDLVLMVLDASKSEGHRQILTRELEAVGLRLNKRPPQIYFKRKKTGGISFNSTAPLTHIDEKLCYQILHEYKIHNAEVLFREDSTVDDLIDVIEGNRKYIKCVYVYNKIDVVGIDDVDNLARQPNSLVISCNLQLNLDRLLARMWEEMGLVRVYTKPQGQQPDFGDPVVLSTDRGGCTVEDFCNHIHRSLLKDVKYVLVWGTSARHYPQHCGLGHGLEDEDVVQIVKKKEKEEGGRGRFKSHTNAPDRISDRVKKAPLKT from the exons AATATCATCTTGGACAACTGAAGGCAAAAATTGCAAAGCTGAGGACACAGTTATTGGAGCCTCCAAAG GGTGCCAGTGCCGGAGGAGATGGTTTTGAGGTCACAAAGTTCGGGCACGGTCGTGTTGCGCTTATAGGGTTTCCCAG TGTTGGAAAGTCAACACTTTTAACTATGCTGACCGGGACACATTCTGAAGCTGCATCGTATGAGTTCACAACCCTCACTTGCATTCCTGGTATTATCCATTACAATGACACCAAAATCCAGCTTCTTGATCTTCCCGGTATCATTGAAGGAGCCTCTGAAGGAAAGGGGCGTGGTAGGCAG GTTATCGCCGTCGCCAAGTCATCAGATCTCGTGCTTATGGTTCTTGACGCCTCAAAA AGTGAAGGGCATCGCCAAATATTAACTAGAGAACTGGAAGCTGTTGGCCTCCGTCTGAACAAAAGGCCTCCTCAG ATATACTTCAAGAGGAAGAAGACTGGCGGGATTTCTTTCAACAGCACAGCACCTTTAACTCATATTGATGAGAAGCTCTGCTATCAGATACTGCATGAGTACAAAATTCATAATGCAGAG GTATTATTCCGTGAGGATTCTACTGTGGATGATCTGATTGATGTCATTGAAGGAAATCGGAAGTACATCAAGTGTGTTTATGTATATAATAAGATCGATGTTGTCGGTATTGATGATGTGGATAATCTTGCTCGGCAACCAAATTCACTTGTTATCAGCTGCAATTTGCAG TTGAACTTGGACAGGCTGTTAGCAAGAATGTGGGAGGAAATGGGTCTGGTGAGAGTGTATACAAAGCCGCAGGGTCAGCAGCCTGATTTCGGAGATCCAGTGGTTCTTTCTACT GATAGGGGTGGTTGCACAGTTGAAGATTTTTGCAATCACATCCATAGGAGCTTACTCAAGGATGTGAAATATGTGCTTGTGTGGGGAACGAGTGCTCGGCACTATCCACAGCATTGTGGTCTTGGCCATGGTCTtgaagatgaggatgtggtcCAGATAGTAAAGAAGAAG GAAAAAGAGGAGGGCGGACGAGGCCGTTTCAAGTCACACACCAATGCACCTGACCGCATCTCCGACAGGGTCAAGAAAGCTCCTCTCAAGACATGA
- the LOC123443745 gene encoding calumenin-like, with product MTPPPAVPPGRKSPAAVLFLCLVTTSLLMFILLASYTPRLEPHGRSPHRRLKLHPKNSAAVASSYGAGAVHESGGNRHAAPFDPAIAELERRLEDKEWEREHYRILHGDAEKGDHMKEWEDFLKEEEDFINDDDRFNISDRIRALFPKIDLSPEDGFVSLDELIRWNLDQARADQLHRSAREMELYDKNGNGIVSFTAFQTLRQQSHGDGNSLGFPWWKEEHFNASDVNGDGFLNKTEFHDFLNPSDSENPKIINLLCRQELRQRDKDGDGKLNFEEYFHGLHDHIHGYDDENAAISHIGNMTIAKERFSKLDKDNDGFISGHELEPVLDKLHLSERYYARQQATHAISEADKDHDGRLTLEEMIENPYAFYGSVYFSDDEDYFHEEFR from the exons ATGACGCCGCCGCCGGCGGTCCCACCGGGGCGGAAGTCTCCAGCTGCGGTCCTCTTCCTCTGCTTGGTCACTACCTCATTACTCATGTTCATACTCCTTGCCTCCTACACCCCCCGCCTTGAGCCCCACGGCCGCAGCCCCCACCGCCGCCTCAAGCTCCACCCCAAGAACTCCGCTGCCGTCGCTTCTTCCTACGGGGCCGGCGCCGTCCACGAATCCGGAGGAAACCGCCACGCGGCGCCCTTCGACCCGGCCATCGCCGAGCTGGAGCGGCGGCTGGAGGACAAGGAGTGGGAGCGCGAGCACTACCGCATCCTCCATGGCGACGCCGAGAAGGGCGACCACATGAAGGAGTGGGAGGACTTCCTCAAGGAGGAAGAGGACTTCATCAACGACGACGATCGCTTCAACATCTCCGATCGCATCCGCGCGCTTTTCCCCAAGatcgacctcagccccgaggacggCTTCGTCTCCCTCGATGAGCTCATCAGGTGGAACCTCGATCAGGCCAGGGCCGACCAGCTCCATCGCTCCGCCAGGGAGATGGAGCTCTACGACAAGAATGGCAACGGAATCGTCTCCTTCACTGCTTTCCAGACGCTGCGCCAACAGTCCCATG GGGATGGAAACTCACTCGGCTTCCCGTGGTGGAAAGAGGAGCACTTCAATGCTTCGGACGTCAACGGGGATGGTTTCCTCAATAAAACTGAGTTTCACGA CTTTCTTAATCCAAGTGATTCGGAGAATCCTAAAATTATCAACTTGCTCTGCAGACAAGAATTAAG GCAGAGAGATAAAGATGGTGATGGAAAGTTAAACTTCGAAGAATACTTTCATGGGCTACATGACCATATACATGGTTATGATGACGAGAATGCAGCTATTTCTCATATTGGGAACATGACAATCGCAAAGGAGCGGTTTTCCAAGCTTGACAAAGATAATGACGG ATTCATTTCAGGGCATGAACTAGAACCTGTTCTTGATAAGCTCCATCTGTCAGAACGCTATTATGCCAGACAACAAGCCACACATGCTATTTCAGAG GCAGACAAAGATCATGATGGAAGGCTAACACTGGAAGAGATGATCGAGAACCCCTATGCATTTTATGGTAGTGTTTACTTTAGCGATGACGAGGACTACTTCCATGAAGAGTTCCGCTAA